The following proteins come from a genomic window of Pseudomonas sp. MAG733B:
- a CDS encoding alpha/beta hydrolase: MSNHAPIQYVRTPILNLAYEEHGPITGDPVILLHGFPYSPRAFDEIAPPLAAKGYRVIVPYLRGYGPTRFNSPDTLRSGQQAALAQDLLELMDALSIEQAALCGYDWGGRAACIVAALWPERVRCLVTGDGYNLQNIPRSIRPRAPETEHRLWYQYYFHTPRGVEGLTENRRGVCELLWKLWSPTWANRAERYPLSAPAFDNPDFVDVVIHSYRHRFMYVAGDPALESIEEALTLQPPISVTTISLCGADDGVGPAGEVDDDIEHFTGCYERRMLAGVGHNIPEEAPEATLKALLDLLQR; this comes from the coding sequence ATGAGTAATCACGCGCCGATCCAGTATGTCCGGACTCCGATTCTGAACCTCGCCTATGAGGAACACGGCCCCATCACCGGCGACCCGGTCATCCTGCTCCACGGTTTCCCCTATTCCCCCCGCGCCTTCGACGAAATCGCCCCGCCTCTCGCGGCCAAGGGCTACCGCGTGATCGTGCCCTACCTGCGCGGTTACGGCCCGACGCGATTCAACAGTCCTGACACGCTGCGTTCCGGGCAGCAAGCCGCCCTCGCTCAGGATTTGCTCGAGCTGATGGATGCACTTTCCATCGAGCAAGCGGCGCTCTGCGGTTATGACTGGGGCGGTCGGGCGGCGTGTATTGTCGCGGCGTTGTGGCCGGAGCGGGTTCGTTGTCTGGTGACGGGTGATGGCTACAACCTGCAGAACATTCCTCGTTCGATCCGGCCGCGCGCCCCGGAAACCGAGCATCGTCTCTGGTATCAGTATTATTTTCATACGCCGCGTGGCGTTGAGGGACTGACGGAAAATCGCCGGGGCGTGTGTGAGTTGTTGTGGAAGCTGTGGTCACCGACCTGGGCAAACAGGGCCGAGCGTTATCCCTTGAGCGCGCCCGCCTTCGACAACCCGGATTTCGTCGACGTGGTGATTCACTCTTATCGTCACCGCTTCATGTATGTGGCCGGCGACCCGGCGCTGGAGTCGATCGAGGAGGCGCTGACCCTCCAGCCACCGATCAGCGTGACGACGATTTCCCTGTGCGGCGCCGACGATGGCGTTGGCCCGGCAGGGGAGGTCGACGACGACATCGAGCATTTCACCGGGTGTTACGAGCGCCGGATGCTGGCGGGTGTCGGGCATAACATTCCCGAAGAAGCCCCCGAGGCAACGCTCAAGGCATTACTGGATCTGCTGCAACGCTGA
- a CDS encoding GlxA family transcriptional regulator: MTKTIHVLAFANVQLLDVTGPLQVFASANDIARQQGSPAPYAPSVIASGGGAVMSSAGLALLAEPLPEQGSDTLIIAGGWGVYAAAEDQPLVSWVREHAAQCRRVSSVCTGAFLLAASGWLDGRRVVTHWTRCEQLAQQHPQLQVEPNPIFINDGPVWTSAGVTAGIDLALAMVEADLGRNMALEVARQLVVFLKRPGGQSQFSVTLSLQKEGSRFDELHAWISENLTKDLGIPTLALQAGMSERSFVRHYRADTGQTPARAIELIRVETARRLLSDTGVPIKRVAMQCGFGSEETLRRNFLRAMGVTPQAYRERFSVSVAADPVMP; encoded by the coding sequence ATGACGAAAACCATTCACGTACTCGCGTTCGCCAACGTGCAATTGCTCGACGTCACCGGGCCGTTGCAGGTGTTTGCCTCGGCCAACGACATCGCCCGCCAGCAAGGTTCACCGGCACCGTATGCGCCATCGGTGATCGCCAGCGGCGGCGGGGCGGTGATGTCGTCGGCAGGGTTGGCGTTGTTGGCCGAACCATTGCCCGAGCAGGGCAGCGACACCTTGATCATCGCCGGGGGCTGGGGTGTTTACGCGGCGGCGGAAGATCAGCCTCTGGTGAGTTGGGTGCGTGAGCATGCGGCGCAATGTCGACGGGTGTCATCGGTGTGTACGGGGGCTTTTTTGCTGGCGGCCAGCGGCTGGCTCGATGGCCGGCGCGTTGTCACCCACTGGACCCGATGCGAGCAGTTGGCGCAGCAACATCCACAATTGCAGGTCGAACCCAATCCGATTTTCATCAACGACGGCCCGGTCTGGACCTCGGCCGGGGTCACCGCCGGCATCGACCTGGCGCTGGCGATGGTAGAAGCCGATCTGGGCCGCAATATGGCCTTGGAGGTCGCGCGGCAACTGGTGGTGTTCCTGAAACGGCCCGGCGGCCAGTCGCAATTCAGCGTGACCTTGTCCTTGCAGAAAGAAGGCAGCCGTTTCGACGAACTTCACGCCTGGATCAGCGAAAACCTCACCAAAGACCTCGGCATTCCAACCTTGGCGCTACAGGCCGGCATGAGCGAACGCAGCTTCGTCCGCCACTACCGCGCCGACACCGGCCAGACCCCGGCCCGGGCCATCGAGCTGATCCGGGTCGAGACTGCGCGGCGCCTACTCAGCGATACCGGCGTACCGATCAAACGGGTCGCCATGCAATGCGGATTCGGCAGCGAAGAAACCCTGCGTCGCAATTTCCTACGGGCGATGGGCGTAACGCCGCAAGCCTATCGCGAGCGTTTTTCCGTCAGCGTTGCAGCAGATCCAGTAATGCCTTGA
- the inhA gene encoding isonitrile hydratase, with amino-acid sequence MTLQIGFLLFPQVQQLDLTGPYDVLASLPDVKVHLIWKDLMPITASTGLMLKPTVTFDDCPALDVICIPGGSGVGPLMEDEQTLAFIKAQAANARYVTSVCTGALVLGAAGLLKGKRATTHWAYHELLAPLGAIAVKDRVVRDGNLLTGGGITAGIDFALTLAAELFDRDTAELVQLQLEYAPAPPFQAGSPETAPASVLEEARKRAAGSLKLRTEITERAAAKLDRR; translated from the coding sequence ATGACCTTGCAGATCGGTTTTCTGTTGTTTCCACAGGTGCAGCAACTCGACCTCACCGGCCCGTACGACGTACTGGCCTCGTTGCCGGATGTGAAGGTGCATCTGATCTGGAAGGACCTGATGCCCATCACCGCCAGCACCGGCCTGATGTTGAAACCAACCGTTACTTTCGACGATTGCCCGGCACTGGACGTGATCTGCATTCCCGGGGGCAGCGGCGTCGGGCCGCTCATGGAAGATGAGCAAACGCTGGCGTTCATCAAGGCTCAGGCCGCGAATGCGCGTTACGTGACGTCGGTCTGCACCGGTGCGCTGGTGCTCGGCGCGGCGGGCTTGTTGAAAGGCAAACGCGCCACCACCCACTGGGCCTATCACGAATTGCTGGCACCGCTGGGGGCGATTGCGGTGAAGGATCGCGTAGTGCGTGACGGCAATCTGCTGACCGGTGGCGGGATTACCGCGGGCATCGATTTCGCCCTGACGCTGGCCGCAGAACTGTTCGATAGGGACACCGCTGAACTGGTGCAATTGCAGCTGGAGTACGCCCCGGCTCCGCCGTTCCAGGCAGGTAGCCCGGAAACTGCGCCAGCCAGCGTATTGGAAGAGGCCCGCAAACGCGCCGCAGGTTCGTTGAAACTGCGCACGGAAATCACTGAGCGTGCCGCCGCGAAACTCGACCGTCGGTAG
- a CDS encoding aminoglycoside phosphotransferase family protein, producing MFDLWLKRWALVPDGQPITTPGSRLLPVRRGDAPAMLKIAIDAEEKFGNLLMTWWDGDGAAEVYAQHGDGLLLERAMGQRSLMHMALNGEDDEASRILCAALDRLHAPRPTPPPPMFALSPWFASLRAAAQLQGGAYSACLLTAEALLAEPQDVVVLHGDMHHDNVLDFGPRGWLAIDPKRVSGERGFDYANLICNPDLPTASDPRRFQRQIEVVAEAAGLDRRRLLQWVLAFAGLSAAWFLEDGDDRAAESQLQVAKLGASSLGA from the coding sequence ATGTTTGATCTGTGGCTGAAACGCTGGGCGCTGGTGCCGGATGGACAACCGATCACCACGCCCGGCAGCCGCTTGTTGCCGGTGCGCCGGGGCGATGCGCCGGCCATGTTGAAGATTGCCATCGACGCCGAAGAAAAATTCGGCAACCTGTTGATGACCTGGTGGGACGGCGACGGCGCTGCCGAGGTTTACGCGCAGCACGGCGATGGCCTGTTGCTGGAGCGGGCGATGGGGCAGCGGTCATTGATGCACATGGCCCTCAACGGCGAGGACGACGAGGCCAGCCGAATCCTGTGTGCGGCGTTGGACCGTTTGCATGCTCCGCGACCGACACCGCCACCGCCGATGTTTGCCTTGTCACCCTGGTTCGCCTCGCTACGTGCGGCGGCGCAGCTTCAGGGCGGTGCGTATTCCGCGTGCCTGTTGACCGCCGAAGCCTTGCTGGCCGAGCCGCAGGACGTTGTGGTGTTGCACGGCGACATGCACCACGACAATGTCCTGGATTTCGGCCCGCGCGGCTGGCTGGCCATCGACCCGAAACGGGTGAGCGGCGAGCGCGGTTTCGATTACGCCAATCTGATCTGCAATCCAGACTTGCCGACCGCCTCGGACCCGCGACGATTCCAGCGGCAGATAGAGGTGGTGGCCGAGGCCGCCGGGCTTGATCGGCGCCGGTTGTTGCAATGGGTATTGGCGTTTGCCGGTTTGTCGGCGGCGTGGTTTCTTGAGGATGGCGACGACCGGGCGGCTGAAAGTCAGCTACAAGTCGCGAAACTCGGGGCCTCCAGCCTTGGTGCATGA
- a CDS encoding SRPBCC family protein translates to MKPVPNSFERKIKLKSPRSHVWRALVDAEAFGQWFGVALEGRRFIAGEWTQGQVTYPGYEHVLWNVLVERVEPQQLFSFRWHPYAVNPKIDYSQEPTTLVKFEMEDYEDGTLLKVSESGFAHIPDIRQKEAYYMDSRGWEEQLNRLEQFLVENAKARERESD, encoded by the coding sequence ATGAAACCAGTTCCCAATAGTTTTGAGCGCAAAATCAAGCTTAAATCGCCGCGCTCCCATGTCTGGCGTGCCTTGGTCGACGCGGAGGCGTTCGGTCAATGGTTCGGCGTAGCGCTTGAAGGCAGGCGTTTCATTGCCGGCGAGTGGACGCAGGGGCAGGTGACGTATCCCGGTTACGAACATGTGTTGTGGAATGTGTTGGTGGAGCGGGTCGAGCCGCAGCAGTTGTTTTCCTTTCGCTGGCATCCTTACGCCGTGAATCCGAAGATCGACTACTCCCAGGAGCCCACCACGCTGGTGAAATTCGAAATGGAAGACTACGAGGACGGCACGCTGCTCAAGGTTTCCGAGTCCGGATTCGCGCACATTCCCGACATACGCCAGAAGGAGGCGTATTACATGGACAGCCGTGGCTGGGAAGAGCAATTGAACAGACTGGAACAATTCCTTGTTGAAAACGCCAAAGCCCGCGAGCGCGAGAGTGACTGA
- a CDS encoding lysozyme inhibitor LprI family protein, protein MYARFLLALTPLLFTSLAHAVDCDNATDQATMNQCASQQHAAADKELNALYQQITSRLKGNPDSKKLLLGAQRSWIAFRDAECKFSASGVEGGSVYPLIYSNCVTELTKARVETFKTYLKCQEGDLGCPVPGV, encoded by the coding sequence ATGTACGCACGCTTTCTCCTGGCGTTGACGCCTTTGTTGTTCACGTCCCTGGCTCATGCCGTTGACTGCGACAACGCCACCGATCAGGCCACGATGAACCAGTGCGCGTCGCAGCAGCATGCGGCGGCGGACAAGGAGTTGAATGCGCTTTACCAGCAAATCACTTCGCGCCTGAAGGGTAACCCCGACAGCAAGAAACTGCTGCTGGGCGCGCAGCGGTCGTGGATTGCGTTTCGTGATGCCGAGTGCAAGTTTTCGGCGTCCGGGGTGGAAGGCGGGAGTGTTTATCCGCTGATCTACAGCAATTGCGTGACTGAATTGACCAAGGCGCGGGTTGAGACGTTCAAGACTTATCTGAAGTGCCAGGAGGGGGATTTGGGGTGTCCGGTGCCGGGGGTTTGA
- the peaD gene encoding quinohemoprotein amine dehydrogenase subunit beta, whose amino-acid sequence MHSIKACGLAAFAVLSTCSLSVLADENTALQDGHEYMLTTNYPNNLHVIDLATDTLYKTCKMPDAFGPGTVQLSPDRKTAYVLNNHYADVYGVELDSCKQVFHASITQKPGEKAKSMFAFTLSHDGKELFTVANPTLMLNDRYEVQQPRLDVYKTDAGMDAKPVRSFPAPRQLTIMQSGDDGTLYVAGADVYKVNVQTGKFDVLIPSRHWKRANYSAPDVLYVWNQQTYRHDFSLLYTAAKFKDKKQDPATAEYLYGLFSVDLKTGKTETTDFGPLTEIYFSGMRSPKDPNLMFGVLNRLAKYDIKEKKMLQAATLEHSYYCISFNKDGSKIYLAGTFNDVAIFDADSLKQTGSIKLPGGDMAITTAQIFVR is encoded by the coding sequence ATGCACAGCATAAAAGCCTGCGGCCTGGCCGCTTTCGCCGTCCTGAGCACCTGTTCGCTCAGTGTCCTGGCGGATGAAAACACCGCGTTGCAAGACGGTCACGAATACATGTTGACCACCAACTACCCGAACAACCTGCATGTTATCGACCTGGCCACGGACACCTTGTACAAGACCTGCAAGATGCCCGACGCCTTCGGCCCCGGCACCGTGCAGTTGTCACCGGATCGCAAGACCGCCTACGTCCTGAACAATCACTATGCGGATGTCTACGGCGTTGAGCTGGACAGCTGCAAGCAGGTGTTCCACGCCAGCATTACCCAGAAGCCGGGGGAGAAAGCCAAGTCGATGTTCGCCTTCACCCTCAGCCACGATGGCAAGGAGTTGTTCACCGTCGCCAACCCGACCTTGATGCTCAACGATCGCTACGAAGTGCAGCAACCGCGGCTTGATGTGTACAAGACCGACGCCGGCATGGACGCCAAACCGGTGCGCAGTTTCCCGGCGCCGCGTCAGTTGACCATCATGCAGAGCGGCGACGACGGCACGCTGTACGTGGCGGGGGCGGATGTCTACAAGGTCAATGTGCAGACCGGCAAGTTCGACGTGCTGATCCCCAGCCGCCACTGGAAACGCGCGAACTACAGCGCACCGGACGTGCTCTACGTGTGGAACCAGCAGACCTATCGCCATGACTTCTCGCTGCTCTACACCGCCGCGAAATTCAAGGACAAGAAACAGGACCCGGCCACCGCCGAATACCTGTACGGCCTGTTCAGTGTCGACCTGAAGACCGGCAAGACCGAAACCACCGATTTCGGCCCTCTGACCGAAATCTACTTCAGCGGCATGCGCTCGCCGAAAGACCCGAACCTGATGTTCGGCGTGCTCAATCGGCTGGCCAAGTACGACATCAAAGAGAAGAAAATGCTCCAGGCGGCGACGCTTGAACACTCCTACTACTGCATTTCCTTCAACAAGGATGGCAGCAAGATCTACCTGGCCGGGACGTTCAACGATGTGGCGATCTTCGATGCCGACAGCCTGAAACAGACGGGCAGCATCAAGTTGCCGGGTGGGGACATGGCGATTACCACGGCGCAGATTTTTGTCCGGTAA
- the qhpC gene encoding quinohemoprotein amine dehydrogenase subunit gamma: MKHLKAINNKALKLDQAADENRIEEVVAMSSVAGCASTTDPGWEIDAFGGVSSLCQPMEADLYGCSDPCWWPAQVPDMMSTYPDWNKDAQASNDNWRNLGTVFPKDK; the protein is encoded by the coding sequence ATGAAACATCTCAAGGCAATCAATAACAAAGCGTTGAAGCTGGATCAGGCCGCGGACGAGAACCGCATCGAAGAAGTGGTGGCTATGAGCTCTGTGGCGGGCTGTGCGTCGACCACCGACCCAGGCTGGGAAATCGATGCGTTTGGCGGTGTGTCGTCGCTGTGCCAGCCTATGGAGGCTGACCTGTATGGCTGCTCCGACCCGTGCTGGTGGCCGGCCCAGGTGCCCGACATGATGAGCACCTATCCGGACTGGAACAAGGATGCCCAGGCGTCCAACGACAACTGGCGCAACCTCGGCACTGTCTTCCCGAAAGACAAGTGA
- the peaB gene encoding quinohemoprotein amine dehydrogenase maturation protein: MGAILNLVERNLHEVHVDADRMLFHIPSSSLFASDELTGTIIDTLRGPGCSSDDLIQRLASRFNGEEITETLRELMALELVSDGSPLTPDIAAKRVERTAINTVVLNVNTGCNLSCTYCYKEDLDKPSAGKKMDVETAIASVEMLLRESPDEERFTVVFFGGEPLSNRKLIEYMVDYCEKRFREAGKFVEFVMTTNATLLTEETVDYLNAHRFGLSVSIDGPKTVHDRNRITVGGQGTYDVVRRKAEMLLSRYNSRPVGARVTLTTGVTDVETIWDHLFNELGFAEVGFAPVTSGDISSFNLTSDELIEVFASMKRLGRRYLEAALEHRNIGFSNLHQLITDIHEGHKKALPCGAGLKMLAVDHKGELNLCHRFTGSSLPTFGNVHSGVKQVELNDFLSQRLDRTNTGCEDCQIRNLCSGGCYHESYARYGDPTHPTYHYCELMRDWVDFGIEVYTRIMAHNPAFISSYITPRKAH; encoded by the coding sequence ATGGGCGCTATCTTGAATCTGGTCGAACGCAACCTGCACGAAGTGCACGTCGATGCCGACCGCATGCTGTTTCACATTCCCAGCAGTTCGCTGTTCGCCAGCGATGAACTGACCGGGACGATCATCGATACCTTGCGCGGTCCCGGTTGTTCTTCGGACGACCTGATCCAGCGCCTCGCCTCGCGTTTCAACGGCGAGGAAATCACCGAAACCCTGCGCGAGTTGATGGCCCTGGAACTGGTCAGCGACGGCTCGCCGCTGACGCCGGACATCGCCGCCAAACGGGTCGAGCGCACGGCAATCAATACCGTGGTCTTGAACGTCAATACCGGCTGCAACCTGAGCTGCACCTACTGCTACAAGGAAGACTTGGACAAGCCTTCGGCCGGCAAGAAAATGGACGTGGAAACGGCCATCGCGTCAGTGGAAATGCTGCTGCGCGAATCCCCGGACGAAGAGCGTTTCACCGTAGTGTTTTTCGGCGGCGAACCGCTGAGCAATCGCAAGCTGATCGAGTACATGGTCGACTACTGTGAGAAGCGTTTTCGCGAGGCGGGCAAGTTCGTCGAGTTCGTGATGACCACCAACGCCACGCTGCTCACCGAAGAAACCGTGGACTATCTCAACGCTCACCGCTTCGGTCTGTCGGTGAGTATCGACGGTCCGAAAACCGTGCACGACCGCAACCGCATCACCGTGGGCGGACAGGGCACCTATGACGTGGTGCGGCGCAAGGCCGAGATGCTGCTGTCGCGCTACAACAGCCGTCCGGTGGGCGCGCGGGTAACGTTGACCACTGGCGTGACCGACGTCGAAACCATTTGGGATCACCTGTTCAACGAACTGGGCTTTGCCGAAGTCGGCTTTGCCCCGGTGACCTCCGGCGACATCAGCAGCTTCAACCTGACCAGCGACGAGCTGATCGAAGTCTTCGCCAGCATGAAGCGCCTCGGTCGGCGTTACCTGGAGGCCGCTTTGGAACACCGCAACATCGGTTTCTCCAACCTGCACCAGTTGATCACCGACATTCACGAAGGCCACAAGAAAGCCCTGCCATGCGGCGCGGGCCTGAAGATGCTGGCGGTGGATCACAAGGGTGAGCTGAACCTGTGCCATCGCTTTACCGGTTCGAGCCTGCCGACCTTCGGCAACGTCCACAGCGGCGTGAAGCAAGTGGAGTTGAACGACTTTCTGTCCCAGCGCCTGGACCGCACGAACACCGGTTGTGAGGACTGCCAGATCCGCAACCTGTGCTCCGGCGGCTGCTACCACGAGAGCTACGCGCGTTACGGCGACCCGACGCACCCGACTTATCACTACTGCGAACTGATGCGTGACTGGGTCGACTTCGGCATCGAGGTCTATACCCGGATCATGGCTCACAACCCTGCGTTCATCAGCAGCTACATCACTCCGCGCAAGGCTCACTGA
- the peaA gene encoding quinohemoprotein amine dehydrogenase subunit alpha translates to MKRKLRSGMSASLLAVAACVALHSPHSLAARDAQTILKETCQGCHTPEADNALSRISHQRKTPEGWLMSIARMQTMHGLQISDEDRRTLVKYLADTQGLAPSETDGVRYAMERRLNTVEQFDDQTSQMCGRCHSGARVALQRRPAQEWERLVNFHLGQWPSLEYQAMSRDRDWFDLARKEMVPLLAKRYPLDNPAWKKWLSTAPKSEALVGDWSFSGHLPGKGELAGVMSVSADGNDTFKVSVKGQYADGTPFNGEGSAILYTGYEWRGNVTIDGVTMRQVFAAQGNAMQGRMFEAEHDERGLDFVAAKQGSQRLLAVQPGYVKAGSETEVTLIGSGLSGKPNFGKGVEVLEVVEQGPEQIKVKIKAAANAQPGLRAVTVGTLKGPNLSVYSKIASVKVVPEFSVARIGEGGGSTPKVQGRFDAEAWGKGADGKPYRIGVFPAQWKVEAFDDRAKEDEDVKFAGTMHADTGVFTPGDAGPNPARKMSTNNAGNLKVIAAVDDAGKSLTGEGHMIVTVQRWNNPPIP, encoded by the coding sequence ATGAAGAGAAAACTCCGATCAGGCATGAGCGCCAGCCTGCTGGCCGTGGCCGCTTGCGTGGCGCTGCATTCGCCTCACAGCCTGGCAGCCCGCGACGCCCAGACCATCCTCAAGGAAACCTGTCAGGGCTGTCACACCCCTGAAGCCGATAACGCCCTGAGCCGTATCAGCCACCAGCGCAAGACGCCGGAAGGCTGGCTGATGAGCATCGCCCGCATGCAGACCATGCACGGATTGCAGATCAGCGATGAAGACCGTCGAACGCTGGTCAAATACCTGGCCGACACTCAAGGCCTGGCGCCGAGCGAAACCGATGGCGTGCGTTATGCCATGGAGCGCCGGCTCAACACGGTCGAGCAGTTCGACGACCAGACCAGCCAGATGTGCGGCCGCTGCCACTCCGGTGCGCGGGTGGCGCTGCAACGGCGTCCGGCGCAGGAGTGGGAACGACTGGTGAACTTCCACCTCGGCCAATGGCCGTCGCTGGAATACCAGGCGATGTCCCGTGACCGCGACTGGTTCGATCTCGCCCGCAAAGAGATGGTGCCGCTGTTGGCCAAGCGTTATCCGCTGGACAACCCGGCCTGGAAAAAATGGCTGAGCACCGCGCCGAAAAGCGAGGCGCTGGTCGGCGACTGGAGCTTCAGCGGTCACTTGCCGGGCAAGGGTGAACTGGCCGGTGTGATGAGCGTCAGCGCCGACGGCAACGACACTTTCAAGGTCAGCGTCAAAGGCCAATACGCCGACGGCACGCCGTTCAACGGTGAGGGCAGTGCAATCCTCTACACCGGCTACGAATGGCGCGGCAACGTGACCATCGATGGCGTGACCATGCGCCAGGTGTTCGCTGCCCAAGGCAATGCGATGCAGGGCCGGATGTTCGAGGCCGAGCACGATGAGCGCGGTCTGGACTTCGTCGCCGCCAAGCAGGGCTCCCAGCGTTTGCTGGCGGTGCAGCCTGGTTATGTGAAGGCCGGCAGCGAAACCGAAGTGACCCTGATCGGCAGTGGCCTCAGTGGCAAGCCGAACTTCGGTAAAGGCGTGGAAGTGCTCGAAGTCGTCGAGCAAGGCCCGGAGCAGATCAAAGTCAAAATCAAGGCTGCCGCCAATGCCCAGCCGGGCCTGCGCGCGGTCACCGTCGGTACGCTGAAAGGCCCGAACCTGTCGGTCTACAGCAAGATCGCCTCGGTCAAAGTGGTGCCGGAGTTCTCGGTGGCGCGCATAGGCGAGGGCGGCGGTTCGACGCCGAAAGTCCAGGGCCGTTTCGATGCCGAAGCCTGGGGCAAAGGCGCCGATGGCAAACCGTATCGCATCGGTGTGTTCCCGGCGCAGTGGAAGGTCGAGGCCTTCGACGACCGCGCCAAGGAAGACGAGGACGTCAAGTTTGCCGGCACCATGCACGCCGACACGGGCGTGTTCACGCCGGGCGATGCCGGGCCGAACCCGGCGCGCAAGATGTCCACCAACAATGCCGGCAACCTCAAGGTGATCGCCGCCGTCGACGACGCAGGGAAATCCCTGACCGGCGAAGGTCACATGATCGTGACCGTGCAACGCTGGAACAATCCACCCATTCCGTGA
- a CDS encoding aldehyde dehydrogenase family protein — MSLPNLLPATSAFIQRAPRMLIGGEWVEAADGQTMPLHNPATGEVLCEVPRATPNDVDRAVLAARQAFDDSAWTRTRPRERQNLLWKLADLMQRDAELLAQLECLNNGKSAAVAQVMDVQLSIDFLRYMAGWATKIEGSTVDVSAPLMPNDQFHSFIRREAVGVVGAIVAWNFPLLLACWKLGPALATGCTVVLKPADETPLTALKLAELVLEAGYPEGVFNVVTGTGITAGSALTHNPLVDKLTFTGSTAVGKQIGKIAMDSMTRVTLELGGKSPTIVMADADLKTAAAGAASAIFFNQGQVCCAGSRLYVQRKHFDNVVADISDIANAMKLGNGLDPSVDMGPLISARQQERVYGYIEKGRESGATIACGGEQFGPGFFVKPTVIVDVDQKHSLVQEEIFGPVLVAIPFDDEADALRMANDSPYGLGASIWSNDLAAVHRMIPRIKSGSVWVNCHSALDPALPFGGYKMSGVGREMGYAAIEHYTELKSVLIKL, encoded by the coding sequence ATGTCGCTCCCAAACCTGCTTCCCGCCACTTCGGCATTCATCCAGCGCGCCCCGCGCATGCTCATCGGCGGCGAATGGGTCGAGGCCGCCGACGGCCAGACCATGCCCCTGCACAACCCGGCCACTGGCGAAGTGCTGTGCGAGGTGCCACGGGCCACGCCGAACGATGTAGACCGCGCCGTGCTCGCCGCGCGCCAGGCCTTCGATGATTCAGCCTGGACCCGCACCCGTCCACGGGAGCGACAAAACCTGCTGTGGAAACTCGCCGACCTGATGCAACGCGACGCCGAGCTGCTGGCGCAACTGGAATGCCTGAACAACGGCAAAAGCGCAGCCGTCGCTCAAGTGATGGACGTGCAGCTATCCATCGACTTCCTGCGCTACATGGCCGGTTGGGCGACCAAGATTGAAGGTTCCACCGTCGACGTGTCGGCGCCGTTGATGCCCAACGATCAATTCCACAGTTTCATCCGCCGCGAAGCCGTGGGCGTGGTCGGCGCCATCGTTGCCTGGAACTTCCCGCTGCTGCTGGCCTGCTGGAAACTCGGCCCGGCGCTGGCCACCGGTTGCACCGTGGTGCTCAAGCCCGCCGACGAAACCCCGCTGACCGCGCTGAAACTCGCAGAACTGGTCCTGGAGGCTGGCTACCCGGAAGGCGTGTTCAACGTGGTCACCGGCACCGGCATCACCGCAGGTTCGGCCCTGACCCACAACCCGCTGGTGGACAAGCTGACCTTCACCGGCTCCACCGCCGTGGGCAAGCAGATCGGCAAGATCGCCATGGACTCGATGACACGGGTCACCCTGGAACTGGGCGGCAAATCGCCGACCATCGTCATGGCCGACGCCGACCTGAAAACCGCCGCGGCCGGTGCCGCCAGCGCGATATTCTTCAACCAGGGCCAGGTCTGCTGCGCCGGTTCGCGCCTGTATGTACAGCGCAAGCATTTCGACAATGTGGTGGCGGACATCAGCGATATCGCCAATGCCATGAAGCTCGGTAACGGCCTGGACCCGAGCGTCGACATGGGGCCGCTGATCTCGGCGCGTCAGCAGGAACGCGTCTACGGCTACATCGAAAAGGGTCGCGAAAGCGGTGCGACCATCGCCTGCGGTGGCGAGCAGTTCGGGCCGGGTTTTTTCGTCAAGCCGACGGTGATTGTCGACGTCGATCAGAAGCATTCGCTGGTGCAGGAGGAAATCTTCGGCCCGGTACTGGTGGCGATCCCGTTCGATGACGAAGCCGATGCTCTGCGCATGGCCAATGACAGCCCTTATGGATTGGGCGCGAGTATCTGGTCCAACGATCTGGCGGCGGTGCACCGGATGATTCCGCGGATCAAGTCCGGTTCGGTGTGGGTCAACTGCCACAGCGCCCTGGACCCGGCGCTGCCGTTTGGCGGGTACAAGATGTCGGGGGTCGGGCGTGAGATGGGGTATGCGGCGATCGAGCATTACACCGAGTTGAAATCGGTGTTGATCAAGCTGTAA